In one Zobellia galactanivorans genomic region, the following are encoded:
- a CDS encoding FAD-dependent oxidoreductase, which translates to MISEAYSPQTRNTKTVKLQADLVVVGGGLSGVCAAITAARSGLKVVLIQDRPVLGGNASSEVRLWSLGATSHMGNNNRWSREGGLINEILLDNLKRNKEGNPLLFDTVLLEKVYEENNITLLLNTAVYEVEKGKDDLVKNVTAFCSQNSTTYIASAPLFCDASGDGIVAFMAGASFRMGAETKEEFDEGFAPNIEDYGNLLGHSLYFYTKDVGKPISYTPPSFAIKNAEELPRIKNFQLGDHGCKLWWVEHGGRLDTVHQSEDIKFELWKVVYGIWDYVKNSGKFPEAANLTLEWVGTIPGKRESRRFEGDFMLTQKDIVEQRDYYDAVSFGGWAMDLHPADGIYSEHNSCTQWHGKGVYSIPYRCYYSKNIENLFLAGRIISASHVAFGSSRVMLTCAHGAQAVGQAAVLCKEEGLLPKDIASKEHIAKLQLALNRNGQSIPRIALNDTDDLVAKANVEASSSLKFKGFSEADDWHPLKFGLAQMLPLKANETYSFEIEVDASEATSLELQLKSCSTPNHFTPDVVIDKKEVDLQKGKQKITFTTTKTQEQDHYSFFCLMKNEKVKVRLSDERITGLMTVENKINKAVSNYGRQDPPADINVDSFEFWTPERRPKGKNIALQMAKALPIFEPDNIKNGEVRPNANGNTNAWVAEIEDKKPTLHLKWDDKVNIKSIKLFFDCDYDHALETTLMGHPEDVIPFVVDNYTVKDASGKLLKEVKGNYQAINTIELDEAISTDALVFEFSKKERHIPVSLFKISAYN; encoded by the coding sequence ATGATTTCAGAAGCATATAGTCCACAAACGAGAAATACAAAGACCGTAAAACTACAGGCCGACCTTGTTGTCGTCGGTGGAGGTCTTTCAGGTGTCTGTGCCGCCATAACCGCGGCACGATCCGGCCTAAAAGTCGTTCTTATACAAGACCGTCCCGTACTTGGTGGAAACGCCTCGTCAGAGGTTCGGCTGTGGAGCCTGGGTGCCACCTCTCACATGGGCAACAACAACCGATGGAGCCGTGAAGGCGGATTGATCAATGAAATCCTTTTGGATAACCTAAAACGAAATAAAGAAGGCAACCCATTGTTGTTCGACACCGTACTGCTTGAAAAGGTATACGAAGAGAACAATATTACCCTTCTACTTAATACAGCGGTCTATGAGGTTGAAAAAGGCAAAGACGACCTGGTAAAGAACGTAACCGCCTTTTGTAGCCAGAACTCAACGACCTATATCGCCAGCGCCCCACTTTTCTGTGATGCTTCCGGTGATGGTATTGTTGCCTTTATGGCCGGAGCCTCGTTCCGTATGGGGGCGGAGACCAAAGAGGAGTTTGATGAGGGATTCGCACCGAATATCGAAGATTATGGCAACCTTTTAGGGCACTCTCTGTACTTTTACACTAAAGATGTAGGCAAGCCTATTAGCTATACGCCTCCCTCCTTTGCCATAAAGAATGCAGAAGAACTTCCACGTATCAAAAACTTTCAATTAGGCGACCATGGTTGTAAATTGTGGTGGGTAGAGCACGGCGGACGCCTCGATACCGTCCATCAATCGGAAGACATTAAATTTGAACTGTGGAAGGTGGTTTATGGGATTTGGGACTATGTAAAGAACAGTGGCAAGTTTCCCGAAGCGGCCAACCTAACGTTAGAATGGGTAGGCACCATACCCGGCAAACGGGAAAGCCGTCGTTTTGAAGGCGACTTTATGCTGACCCAAAAAGATATTGTCGAACAACGCGATTATTACGATGCGGTCTCCTTTGGCGGTTGGGCCATGGATTTGCATCCCGCCGATGGCATCTATAGCGAACACAACTCTTGTACCCAATGGCATGGTAAAGGCGTATATTCCATACCCTACCGTTGCTACTATTCAAAAAACATCGAGAACCTGTTCCTTGCGGGCCGGATTATCAGTGCCAGTCATGTGGCCTTTGGTTCTTCAAGGGTTATGCTCACCTGTGCACACGGAGCCCAAGCGGTAGGTCAAGCCGCAGTTCTATGTAAAGAAGAAGGTTTACTTCCTAAAGACATTGCTTCCAAAGAACACATTGCAAAGCTGCAACTGGCCTTGAACAGAAACGGACAAAGTATTCCCCGCATCGCCCTGAACGACACCGATGACTTGGTAGCAAAGGCGAATGTAGAAGCGAGCTCTAGCTTGAAATTCAAAGGTTTTTCGGAAGCCGACGACTGGCACCCCCTAAAGTTCGGACTTGCCCAAATGCTACCGCTTAAGGCGAACGAAACCTATAGTTTTGAAATTGAAGTAGATGCCTCGGAAGCAACCAGCCTAGAACTTCAGCTTAAAAGTTGTTCGACCCCTAACCATTTTACCCCAGATGTGGTTATTGATAAAAAGGAAGTCGACTTACAAAAAGGAAAACAAAAAATTACTTTTACCACTACCAAAACACAGGAGCAAGATCATTATTCGTTCTTCTGCCTAATGAAAAACGAAAAGGTAAAAGTCCGTCTTTCAGATGAGCGTATCACAGGTTTAATGACTGTTGAGAATAAAATAAATAAAGCGGTATCCAATTACGGAAGACAAGACCCTCCGGCCGACATCAATGTTGACAGTTTTGAGTTTTGGACCCCCGAACGCCGTCCTAAAGGAAAAAATATAGCCCTTCAAATGGCAAAGGCCCTACCTATTTTTGAACCCGATAATATCAAAAACGGCGAAGTTCGGCCCAACGCTAACGGAAACACCAATGCTTGGGTTGCCGAAATAGAAGATAAAAAACCGACACTGCACTTAAAATGGGACGATAAAGTCAATATAAAAAGCATAAAACTCTTTTTTGACTGCGACTATGACCACGCCTTGGAAACTACCCTTATGGGACATCCGGAAGATGTCATTCCTTTTGTGGTGGACAATTATACGGTCAAGGATGCTTCCGGCAAACTCTTAAAGGAAGTCAAAGGAAATTAC
- a CDS encoding sodium:solute symporter family protein, with the protein MKSFFAAGGALPWWMSGLSLFMSFFSAGTFVVWGSIAYSSGWVAITIQTTMCIAGVLIGFFIAPKWQKTKALTAAEFITDRLGYSTQKIYTYLFLLISIFTTGAFLYPVAKIVEVSTGFPISTSIIVLGILILIYTAVGGLWAVIVTDVLQFVVLTAAVLIVVPLSLDKIGGIGNFVSQAPENFFNLVNEEYTWGFMIAFGLYNLFFIAGNWAYVQRYTSVATPKDAKKVGWLFGGLYLVSPLVWMLPPMIYRVLNPDLGGLADEGAYLLMCKEVLPVGMLGLMLGGMIFATSSSVNTTLNISAGVLSNDLYKHFRPNADNDQLVKVGRMATIGLGILTIIIALLVPYMGGIVEVVMSLAAITGGAMFLPPMWALFSKYQTGKSALIVTVVTLAINAFFKFLAPSLLDFSFDRAQEMGFGMGIPVLLLAAFEIYARTQKKPTIAYDNYQLKVADKNLEAEEESASGNQKGTRVIGIGVALTGLLIVILSFMAETGAVLVGGMGLFVLLLGSFIIYKSSQNISG; encoded by the coding sequence ATGAAGTCATTTTTTGCCGCAGGCGGGGCACTGCCCTGGTGGATGAGCGGACTTTCTCTCTTTATGAGTTTCTTTTCCGCGGGTACCTTTGTGGTATGGGGCTCCATAGCCTATTCCAGCGGCTGGGTAGCTATCACCATTCAAACGACCATGTGCATAGCCGGTGTACTTATCGGTTTTTTCATCGCCCCGAAATGGCAAAAAACCAAAGCGCTGACCGCCGCCGAGTTCATTACGGACCGCTTAGGTTACAGCACTCAAAAAATTTATACGTATCTGTTCCTGTTAATATCCATTTTTACTACTGGTGCATTTTTATATCCCGTAGCCAAGATTGTAGAGGTATCAACAGGTTTCCCCATAAGTACCAGCATAATCGTACTGGGAATCTTAATTTTAATTTACACGGCAGTTGGCGGCCTTTGGGCCGTAATCGTTACCGATGTACTTCAGTTTGTAGTACTTACTGCGGCCGTTTTAATCGTGGTACCGCTTTCACTTGATAAAATTGGGGGCATAGGGAACTTTGTTTCGCAAGCACCCGAGAATTTTTTCAATTTGGTAAATGAGGAGTACACATGGGGCTTTATGATTGCCTTTGGATTGTACAACCTCTTCTTCATTGCGGGCAATTGGGCCTATGTACAACGCTATACCAGTGTGGCCACCCCAAAAGATGCCAAAAAAGTAGGATGGCTTTTCGGCGGACTCTATCTCGTTAGTCCGTTAGTTTGGATGTTGCCCCCTATGATCTATAGGGTACTGAACCCAGATTTGGGCGGCTTGGCCGACGAAGGGGCCTATCTCTTAATGTGTAAGGAAGTACTGCCCGTAGGAATGTTGGGGTTAATGTTAGGCGGAATGATCTTTGCCACATCGAGTTCGGTCAATACAACTTTAAACATCTCGGCAGGTGTCCTGTCCAATGACCTTTACAAACATTTTAGGCCCAATGCCGACAACGATCAATTGGTCAAAGTCGGTAGAATGGCAACCATAGGTTTGGGCATACTGACAATTATAATCGCCCTCTTGGTACCATATATGGGCGGCATCGTAGAAGTGGTCATGAGTTTGGCGGCCATAACGGGCGGTGCCATGTTCTTACCTCCCATGTGGGCCTTGTTCAGTAAATACCAAACGGGCAAAAGTGCCTTGATCGTTACCGTAGTCACTTTGGCCATCAACGCTTTTTTTAAATTCTTGGCCCCTAGCCTTCTCGATTTTTCGTTTGACAGGGCCCAAGAAATGGGATTTGGCATGGGTATTCCCGTACTGCTTTTAGCGGCATTTGAAATATATGCCCGTACACAGAAAAAACCGACCATAGCCTACGACAACTATCAACTTAAAGTTGCCGATAAAAATTTGGAGGCGGAAGAAGAATCCGCTTCCGGAAACCAAAAAGGCACACGGGTCATAGGTATAGGCGTAGCCCTAACCGGTCTATTGATCGTAATACTATCATTCATGGCCGAAACCGGAGCGGTACTCGTAGGTGGAATGGGACTTTTTGTCTTACTGTTAGGCAGTTTTATTATCTATAAATCGAGTCAAAATATTTCAGGCTAA
- a CDS encoding RagB/SusD family nutrient uptake outer membrane protein, translated as MKNIKYIILISLSLLVFPACEDTVLNLEDPGSPTDATFFRTEAQLEVALTGVYESLNYVRNVPFPQLLDHTTDYAYNRGNVGGTVAVTTGGVTSTEAIVNGFWDNFYTGIQRANNLLTNMNKAEDASDPNRFEQIKAEALFLRALFYSYLTELYGDVPFRTEVTSLEDLEIIARTPKAEIVASIISDLEEAAAILPPTQSANERGRASGNAANALISRIALYNEDYELAEKAALKVMNSPEAPSLYPDYEALFTDSGVGSAEVLLDLSYMNGTKTHSLSQVQGSRFGGWCQLVPNQQTVDSYETVNGLPIDEDPDFDPANPFENRDPRLAATIALPNNIWTGHIIQQHSDSIATWRIEDGVKVERVFNPNAANPAGRKIIDPYDGTEYVTGGANRFTAFTGYFWKKFSDAPRLLGSLTGGPSPLQSEQTIYLMRYAEVLLNYAEAKIEAGTIDASVLNAINDVRERAYNNSGFTYPEVTTTDQAELRKIIRRERKVEFADEGLRLFDIRRWKIAEKVLNTTVLGGPANGFSKIGDLDFVPNIDDDGYIDYTGAPSQPRVELGNLDYRELEERTFDPGKHYLWPIPQAEIDATENVVTQNPGY; from the coding sequence ATGAAAAATATAAAATATATCATCTTGATAAGTCTAAGCTTGCTGGTTTTCCCTGCTTGTGAAGACACCGTATTGAACTTAGAAGACCCGGGCAGTCCTACGGATGCAACTTTCTTTAGAACCGAAGCGCAACTAGAAGTTGCCCTTACGGGAGTCTATGAAAGTCTAAACTACGTGCGAAATGTTCCTTTTCCACAATTATTGGATCACACCACCGACTATGCCTACAACAGGGGTAATGTCGGAGGTACCGTAGCGGTCACTACCGGTGGTGTTACTTCTACCGAGGCAATCGTAAACGGTTTCTGGGACAATTTCTACACAGGCATCCAACGCGCCAACAACTTGCTCACCAACATGAACAAGGCCGAAGACGCTTCAGACCCCAATCGCTTCGAACAGATCAAGGCCGAGGCTTTATTCTTAAGAGCCCTCTTCTATAGCTATTTGACCGAGCTCTATGGTGATGTTCCCTTTAGGACAGAGGTAACCTCATTGGAAGATCTTGAAATAATCGCCAGAACGCCCAAAGCTGAAATCGTTGCGAGCATCATTTCTGACTTAGAGGAAGCTGCCGCGATCTTGCCCCCTACCCAATCGGCCAACGAAAGAGGACGGGCTTCGGGCAATGCCGCCAATGCACTGATTTCACGTATCGCGCTTTACAACGAAGATTATGAACTGGCCGAAAAGGCTGCACTCAAGGTTATGAACTCCCCCGAGGCGCCTAGCCTATACCCCGACTACGAAGCCTTATTTACCGATTCAGGTGTTGGCTCCGCTGAAGTCTTACTTGACCTTTCGTACATGAACGGCACAAAAACACACAGTCTTTCTCAAGTACAAGGAAGTCGTTTCGGTGGATGGTGCCAATTGGTACCCAACCAACAAACAGTCGATAGTTATGAGACCGTAAACGGACTTCCCATTGATGAAGATCCTGATTTTGACCCTGCCAATCCGTTTGAAAACCGTGATCCCCGTTTGGCGGCTACGATTGCGCTACCAAATAACATATGGACAGGTCACATCATTCAACAACACAGTGACAGTATCGCGACTTGGCGTATAGAAGATGGTGTAAAGGTGGAAAGAGTCTTTAACCCTAATGCGGCCAACCCGGCAGGACGAAAAATCATAGATCCCTATGATGGTACCGAGTATGTAACCGGAGGAGCCAACCGCTTTACGGCCTTTACGGGTTATTTCTGGAAAAAATTCTCTGACGCCCCTAGGTTATTGGGTTCATTGACCGGAGGACCAAGTCCCCTTCAATCGGAACAGACCATTTACCTTATGAGGTACGCCGAAGTATTATTGAACTATGCTGAAGCCAAAATAGAGGCCGGAACCATAGATGCAAGTGTATTAAATGCCATCAACGATGTACGTGAACGTGCTTACAACAATAGTGGCTTTACATATCCCGAGGTAACGACTACCGATCAGGCCGAACTCAGAAAAATAATCAGAAGGGAACGCAAGGTAGAATTTGCCGACGAAGGTTTACGCCTCTTCGATATAAGAAGATGGAAAATAGCCGAAAAAGTATTAAATACCACCGTTTTGGGCGGACCTGCAAACGGCTTCAGCAAAATAGGGGATTTAGACTTTGTTCCCAATATTGATGATGACGGTTATATCGATTACACCGGGGCTCCCTCACAACCAAGGGTTGAACTGGGGAACCTTGATTATAGGGAATTGGAAGAAAGAACATTCGATCCCGGAAAGCATTACCTATGGCCCATACCCCAAGCCGAGATTGATGCTACCGAGAATGTCGTAACCCAAAATCCCGGGTATTAA
- a CDS encoding SusC/RagA family TonB-linked outer membrane protein, whose protein sequence is MKKAVLFFLLSIFALCEISAQITVSGTVSDEQGIPIPAANIVEKGTTNGVVADFDGNFSIETQEGATLVFSSIGYGTVEKTVNSETTLNITMAEEASQLDEVVVVGYGTQKAVNLTGSVETVKAEEIAKQPVAQASQALAGLVPGLTATQSSGQPGSDGAAIRIRGVGTLGNGAKNNPLILVDGIPDDINGLDPSDIESISVLKDASAAAIYGSRAANGVILITTKRGKEGKISTSYNTYVGIQSVAQNLKFLDGLGYMEAFNSAEPGAFSDDILNQYRSGNGVGTETLPDTDWVDLLFNSAAVQQYHSLSVRGGSEKLKVASSISFTDQDGNIANFKFKRYNGRFNLDYALSKKLDLAFDLNFRREQKSQPARLQDITRSAYRLQPLFIAYNDDGTYGPGFGGSNPVALANSSAKDETISNYFRALAKVTYRPFNNFSISATYAPQFFDRDQDDYRAKYTYYEGSGGPAQSTLGAGKSESSLFKETFTTFQDNFNAVANWGKKFGDHDISVLGGYEFLKFKSEVWSASRRGFVLDEFRGLDNGLPDTQLNSGSSTLNGLESLFGRINYTYKDRYLFEANVRKDASSRFAKGYRSATFPSFSVGWVASEENFLKDNETINFLKFRASWGQLGNQFIFSANKTDNNGDAVQGADGSAVAEEVNFPYTSLFGLGNANAVIGGTPTVGGAQLVLANSQLQWETGETQNIGVDAKFLNSKLSFTGEYYVRKTKDILLGVTIPTSVGLEAPVQNAGEVWNTGYDISLGWNDMIGENFRYGININYSGFDNEIKSLGGLDQLPPGNTINRVGEEIGAIYGLKVDGLYQESDFDVDGNLNASLPTPGFGAIQAGDIKYSDISGPEGVPDGLITNDDRTIIGSNITTENWGLELFSAYKGLDLSVSLLGAGGRDVVLEGDAGWAFYNAGKIQEWQADYWTPSNTNAQYPRLTPGSSHPNWRVNETWMHDASYVRLRNVTLGYKLPYDLIDKFSISAARIYVSGQNLATWDHMPEGIDPLTPQFSQGSFYPVTKVFTMGLNVTF, encoded by the coding sequence ATGAAAAAAGCGGTCTTATTTTTTCTCCTATCGATATTCGCGCTTTGCGAAATATCGGCACAAATTACGGTCTCAGGTACCGTAAGCGATGAACAGGGTATCCCTATACCCGCTGCCAACATTGTTGAAAAGGGAACGACCAACGGAGTTGTTGCCGACTTCGACGGAAACTTTAGCATTGAAACCCAAGAAGGGGCAACCCTTGTTTTCAGCTCAATCGGTTATGGAACCGTTGAAAAAACCGTTAACAGTGAAACAACCTTAAACATAACCATGGCAGAAGAAGCCTCACAACTCGATGAGGTGGTCGTAGTAGGGTACGGAACACAAAAGGCGGTCAACCTTACCGGATCGGTAGAAACCGTAAAGGCCGAGGAAATAGCTAAGCAACCCGTTGCCCAGGCCTCGCAGGCATTGGCAGGTCTTGTTCCCGGTCTTACAGCTACCCAATCTAGTGGCCAACCGGGCTCAGACGGTGCTGCCATTCGTATTCGCGGGGTGGGAACTTTAGGTAATGGCGCCAAAAACAACCCCTTGATTTTGGTCGATGGTATTCCTGACGACATCAACGGATTAGATCCCAGTGACATTGAATCCATTTCCGTTTTAAAAGATGCCTCGGCAGCGGCCATATATGGTTCACGTGCTGCCAACGGGGTAATCCTTATTACTACCAAAAGAGGTAAAGAGGGAAAAATAAGTACTTCCTATAATACCTATGTTGGAATACAGAGCGTAGCGCAAAACTTAAAGTTCTTGGATGGACTTGGTTATATGGAAGCTTTTAACTCTGCAGAACCTGGTGCTTTTTCCGATGACATACTCAACCAATACCGTTCTGGTAATGGCGTAGGTACCGAAACCTTGCCCGACACCGATTGGGTAGACCTGCTTTTTAATTCGGCCGCCGTACAGCAATACCACAGCCTTTCGGTTCGTGGGGGATCTGAAAAACTTAAAGTGGCCAGTTCCATATCTTTTACCGACCAAGACGGTAACATCGCCAACTTCAAGTTTAAACGATATAACGGTAGGTTCAACCTAGATTATGCCCTAAGCAAAAAGCTAGATTTGGCCTTTGACCTCAACTTTAGAAGGGAACAAAAAAGTCAACCCGCCCGTCTTCAAGACATTACCCGTTCAGCATACCGCCTTCAGCCCCTGTTCATCGCCTATAACGATGATGGCACTTACGGTCCTGGTTTTGGAGGTAGTAACCCTGTGGCCTTGGCCAATTCGTCCGCAAAGGATGAAACCATTTCAAACTACTTCAGGGCTTTGGCAAAAGTGACCTATAGACCTTTTAACAACTTTTCTATCTCGGCCACCTATGCCCCTCAATTCTTTGACAGGGACCAAGATGATTATAGGGCTAAATACACCTATTACGAAGGTTCTGGCGGACCTGCTCAAAGTACTCTTGGCGCCGGTAAGTCTGAAAGTTCCCTATTTAAAGAAACTTTCACTACGTTCCAAGACAACTTTAACGCCGTTGCCAACTGGGGCAAGAAATTTGGTGATCACGACATCTCTGTCTTAGGAGGATATGAATTTCTAAAATTCAAATCGGAAGTATGGTCCGCTAGCAGGAGAGGATTCGTTCTAGATGAATTTAGGGGCTTAGACAACGGATTGCCCGATACGCAATTAAACTCAGGTAGTTCAACCCTTAACGGATTGGAGTCCTTATTCGGACGGATCAACTATACCTATAAGGATAGATATCTATTTGAGGCCAATGTTAGAAAAGATGCTTCTTCCCGTTTTGCCAAAGGTTATCGTTCGGCCACCTTCCCCTCTTTTTCAGTGGGCTGGGTAGCATCGGAAGAGAACTTTCTAAAAGATAATGAAACGATTAACTTTTTAAAGTTCAGGGCTTCTTGGGGACAATTGGGCAACCAGTTCATCTTTTCGGCCAACAAGACCGACAATAATGGGGATGCCGTACAAGGTGCCGACGGTTCGGCCGTGGCAGAAGAAGTCAACTTCCCCTACACCTCGCTTTTCGGCCTTGGTAATGCCAATGCCGTTATCGGTGGTACACCTACCGTAGGTGGAGCCCAATTGGTTTTGGCCAATTCGCAATTGCAATGGGAAACCGGGGAAACCCAAAACATTGGTGTAGATGCCAAATTTCTCAATAGTAAATTATCCTTTACCGGTGAGTATTATGTTCGTAAAACAAAAGACATCCTTTTAGGCGTTACCATACCCACATCGGTTGGTTTAGAGGCCCCTGTACAGAATGCGGGTGAAGTCTGGAACACAGGATACGACATCAGTTTGGGTTGGAACGATATGATCGGCGAAAACTTTCGCTATGGCATCAACATCAATTACTCCGGTTTTGATAACGAGATCAAAAGCTTGGGCGGCCTTGACCAATTGCCTCCAGGAAACACCATTAATCGTGTTGGGGAAGAAATTGGTGCAATCTACGGCCTAAAGGTAGACGGTCTTTACCAAGAAAGTGATTTTGACGTAGACGGAAACCTCAACGCTTCCTTGCCCACACCTGGTTTTGGGGCCATTCAAGCAGGTGACATCAAATATTCAGATATTTCAGGTCCAGAAGGGGTTCCAGATGGCTTGATCACCAATGATGACCGAACCATTATAGGTAGCAATATTACTACTGAAAACTGGGGACTTGAGCTATTTTCCGCTTACAAAGGCCTTGACCTTTCGGTTTCCTTGTTAGGTGCCGGAGGAAGGGATGTGGTCTTGGAAGGAGATGCTGGTTGGGCCTTTTATAACGCAGGAAAAATCCAAGAATGGCAAGCCGACTATTGGACACCCTCCAATACGAACGCCCAATACCCCCGCTTGACCCCAGGAAGTTCACACCCGAACTGGCGCGTGAACGAAACCTGGATGCACGATGCCTCCTATGTAAGGTTAAGAAACGTAACCCTCGGGTATAAATTACCCTACGACCTGATCGACAAGTTCAGTATTTCTGCCGCTCGAATCTATGTGTCGGGTCAAAACCTAGCCACTTGGGACCATATGCCAGAAGGTATAGACCCATTGACCCCACAATTTTCACAAGGTAGTTTTTACCCTGTAACCAAGGTTTTCACAATGGGCCTTAACGTAACATTCTAA
- a CDS encoding GntR family transcriptional regulator has translation MVKLSIEKNSKKPKYLLLADSITSQIEQKQLVLDERLPSVNKLSAHFNFSRETVFKALNHLSEKGIVRAVDKIGYFVNDLSVETEYKVFFMLDKFTPFKEDLYNSLISSLGDKVKVRLYFHHQNIEIFAPLILDNLKNYTHFVITTYIKDSKSVQKVLNKIPPEKLIILDKYEPNVNNGCGMVFQDFENDIFNLLEEHIELVNKYQRLVLFNRRNAPHGDFVQKGFERFCSEHQFKGDVYDDFSPDYFEKGSLYITIDAYDRDMVEIIKLARKSNWKLGKEIGLISYNDTSTKEILDGGISVISTDFKKMGEEAAKMILEGRRERKGNETKLILRSSL, from the coding sequence ATGGTAAAACTTAGTATCGAAAAGAACTCGAAGAAGCCCAAATATCTTTTACTTGCCGATAGTATTACGTCACAGATCGAACAGAAGCAGTTGGTACTGGACGAAAGGTTGCCATCGGTGAACAAGCTCTCGGCGCATTTTAATTTCAGTCGGGAAACGGTTTTTAAGGCATTGAACCATTTGAGTGAAAAGGGAATCGTTAGGGCGGTCGACAAAATCGGTTATTTTGTGAACGATCTTTCGGTAGAGACCGAGTACAAGGTGTTTTTTATGCTCGATAAGTTTACGCCTTTTAAGGAAGATCTTTATAACTCATTGATTTCGAGTTTAGGAGATAAGGTCAAAGTGCGTCTGTATTTTCACCATCAGAATATTGAGATATTTGCTCCGTTAATTCTGGATAACTTAAAGAATTACACCCATTTTGTAATAACCACCTATATCAAGGATTCTAAATCCGTTCAAAAGGTGTTGAACAAGATACCGCCGGAAAAGTTGATCATTCTTGATAAATATGAACCTAATGTCAACAATGGATGCGGCATGGTCTTTCAAGATTTTGAAAACGATATTTTCAATCTATTGGAGGAACATATCGAATTGGTCAATAAATATCAAAGATTGGTCCTTTTCAACCGCAGGAATGCACCCCATGGTGATTTTGTCCAAAAAGGTTTTGAGCGGTTCTGTTCGGAACACCAATTTAAAGGCGATGTATACGATGATTTTTCTCCTGATTATTTTGAAAAGGGAAGTCTGTATATTACCATTGATGCCTATGACCGTGATATGGTAGAGATCATAAAACTGGCGCGTAAATCGAACTGGAAGCTTGGCAAGGAAATCGGACTCATAAGTTATAACGACACTAGCACCAAGGAGATTTTAGATGGAGGTATTTCGGTAATCAGCACCGACTTCAAGAAAATGGGCGAGGAGGCCGCCAAAATGATATTGGAGGGGCGAAGGGAGCGAAAGGGCAATGAAACCAAATTGATTTTAAGAAGCTCGCTCTAA